ATGCTGCGCCCAACTTTCGCGCGCCATGCTCCATTATTTGCCGGTCGCTGGCGTTGACATCCCGGTCAACTAAGAATGCTTGCAGGCATAACAGCCCAATGACTTCAGCAGAGCCATAGATATAGGCATCGAATTCTTGTTGTTCATTAGTACTTTGATCGCCCAAGTCCCTGCGCATAGAAGTAAAGAAGGCACGGATATGTTCATCGGCGAACCCGCAACGCCGGGCGGTTATGCCGTAGGCGTGCATGATCGGGTCGCGGTGCAGCCTTTGGCGTGGGGCGCGCAGAACCTGCGCTTCATAATCATCGAGCAACTCTCGACATTGCTCATTATTAAGCCCTGCGGCGTGGCCGGCCCCGTCCACGATTTCATCGGCGATGCGAACAACCGCGTACAAACTGCGGATATCTGTCTTGATAGTGCCCCGCAATAAGTTTGAGGCCAGGTTGAAACTGCTGGAATAGTTGCGGATAACTTGGTGCGCCGCGCGCTGAGCAGTGCGGTCATAGTGGTGCAGCAACTTAGCAGGTTGCTCATCCCACGCACCTGACATGTCTGCCACACCTCCGCCTTAACTACAGCGCTTAAACCAAAATTTCTACCCACTGACTATAAGCCGGTCGGCTGAAAATTAAGACATTGGGCTTTTTCTTCTCCATTTTTGACCCTGCCCGAACGTGACCGTTTGGAGCAGGTTGAGAAATTAGAGACACCTATTTCAGTGTTCGAATTACTGCCGAAAATAAATCCCTTTATCCACACAAGCAACACTTAAACACACTGGTCACAATAGTGTACCCCTTCTTTACCCCTGCTCCTCGCGCCGCTTTTTGTTCAGTCCTAAAGTTTCTTTTCAGACCTTATATATCGATTAAATAACAAACCCGCTACAGCTTGGTGTCAATCCGCACGGGGCGTAACGAACGGTTTAAGTGGAGCGAATTCGATGAACGCAATTCAAACTCAGATCGCTGGCTTTATCGCGATCATTACCACCGCACTCGGTGGCCTTACTGGCGGCGTCCAGGACGCAGTTGCATCTGTTGAAGCCCAGTTTGCTGGCTCTTCCCAGAGCGCTACCGCAGCAACCACCGCTGGCGCAGGCGCTATTACTCCTGCTTCTTCTAGCGGTCAAGTAAGCACCACTTCAATTTACCTTGCGGTCAATGAATACCGTGCTCGCCATGGTCTGGCACCAATTGCTTCCAACCCGCAGCTGAAGAACATTGCGCAGAACTGGGCTGACCACATGGCACGTACTGGCGTTCCGGCACACAACCCTAACTACTTGGGCCAGTACCCTGCCGGCTGGCGTGAGGGCGGCGAGAACGTGCACCAGAACTGGCGCGGCGCTTCCCCGCAGGAAGTTGTCCAGGCTTGGCACAACTCCGAATCCCACCGCCTAAACCAGGCTGACCCGAACTTCAACCAGATTGGCGTCGGCGTTGCCTACAGCGCCGATGGCCGCATGTGGGTTGTCACCAACTACATGCGCTAATAAGCCACACTGGCTACCCGCCCAGACGGCAAGATTTAAAGGCTAGAGCAAGCTCCTGCTCTAGCCTTTCTTCATACCTGCATCTCCTATCGTCGTGCGACATGCACACCACCAAACTGGGCACCCCACAACCACTAGAATCTGCCCGAAGTTGAGGGATCGAAGAAGCCGCGGGCTGCAACCCAAATGATTGCGGCCCGCGGCTTCAACGCGTTGTAGCCTCTTAATCAGAGGCTAGAAGAAACCCTTAAGCGTTGACCTTGTTGAGCATTGCTTCAAGATCGGTGAACAGGTTGGCTGCTTCTTCGATACGACGGTCGTTAGGTGCAAAGCCGTTCTCACCAAAGTCGGTGAACAGGCCGAGCTCCAGGGAGGTACGAACCTGCAGCATCTGGAAGTTGGAAACAATCAGGCGCCATGCCTCGGTAGCGCGAACGCCGCCGGAAGCACCGTAGCTGATGAAGGAAACAGCCTTGCCGAACCACTCGCTGCCAAGAGCGTCGAATGCATTCTTGAAAGCGCCTGGTACAGAGTGGTTGTACTCAGGGGTGATGAAGATGAAGCCATCGAAAGAATCGATTGCGTTGGACCATTCCTGGACCTGCGCGTTGTCGTACTGCTTGTTCGCTGCACCCGGAACAACTGGGCTTTCAAGCAGAGGAACGTTGAACTTCTTCAAGTCCACCAGTTCGTACTCAACGCCGGTGTCGCGACCCTGAGCCAAGTCATTCACCCATTTCGCAATACCTTCGCCCAAGCGGCCTTCGCGGATAGAACCAACAATAATGCCGACCTTCATTTAAGAAACCTTTCGATAGTTGATATGTCAACGGCCATCCTAAATGATTAAAGCTTTAAGTGCTAGTCCTTTGTTTCCGGTTTTACAATTGGGAACAAAACGGTCTCGCGGATACCCAAACCAGTCAGGGCCATGAGCAGGCGATCAATGCCCATTCCGGCGCCGCCTGTTGGTGGCATGCCCTGTTCCATGGCTGAAAGGAATTCCTCATCCAGAACCATTGCCTCGTCGTCACCGGCGGCAGCAAGGCGAGCCTGGTCCTCAAAGCGCTCACGCTGAATAACTGGGTCAACCAGCTCAGAGTAGCCGGTAGCCAACTCGAAGCCGCGGACATAGAGGTCCCACTTTTCAGTCACACCTGGTTCGCTGCGGTGTGAACGGGTCAGTGGTGAGGTCTCAACTGGGAAGTGCTTAACAAAGATTGGGCCTTCCAGCTGATCCTCGCACAGCAGCTCCCAGATTTCCTCAACAAGCTTGCCGTGGCCCCAGCCACCGCCCTTTGGAACGTCCAGACCAATAACCTTGGCCAGCTCCTCGAGCTGTTCAACGGTGGAGTCGATGGTGACTTCCTGCTGGCCTGGGAACTTCTTCTGCAGGGCTTCATTCAGAGATGGGTACATCTCAATTTCTGG
This region of Corynebacterium casei LMG S-19264 genomic DNA includes:
- a CDS encoding CAP domain-containing protein encodes the protein MNAIQTQIAGFIAIITTALGGLTGGVQDAVASVEAQFAGSSQSATAATTAGAGAITPASSSGQVSTTSIYLAVNEYRARHGLAPIASNPQLKNIAQNWADHMARTGVPAHNPNYLGQYPAGWREGGENVHQNWRGASPQEVVQAWHNSESHRLNQADPNFNQIGVGVAYSADGRMWVVTNYMR
- a CDS encoding phytoene/squalene synthase family protein, whose translation is MSGAWDEQPAKLLHHYDRTAQRAAHQVIRNYSSSFNLASNLLRGTIKTDIRSLYAVVRIADEIVDGAGHAAGLNNEQCRELLDDYEAQVLRAPRQRLHRDPIMHAYGITARRCGFADEHIRAFFTSMRRDLGDQSTNEQQEFDAYIYGSAEVIGLLCLQAFLVDRDVNASDRQIMEHGARKLGAAFQKINFLRDIANDTEFLGRQYFPQLQDDEFNDAIKAELVADIRTDLAAARRSVALLPLDARIGVVAALELFNELTNDIDRLTAAELLSTRVSLSPARKTRVLARIPRTVLKKDNQKKGSK
- a CDS encoding NADPH-dependent FMN reductase, which translates into the protein MKVGIIVGSIREGRLGEGIAKWVNDLAQGRDTGVEYELVDLKKFNVPLLESPVVPGAANKQYDNAQVQEWSNAIDSFDGFIFITPEYNHSVPGAFKNAFDALGSEWFGKAVSFISYGASGGVRATEAWRLIVSNFQMLQVRTSLELGLFTDFGENGFAPNDRRIEEAANLFTDLEAMLNKVNA